One Hemitrygon akajei chromosome 14, sHemAka1.3, whole genome shotgun sequence genomic window, AAACCTATGTTTTGGGCAAGTCCTGGCAACAGTTACTCTTCAGATTCTGCTCAGTGCCATTGTATCCCAGTGTGAACCCATCAGCTCTTCCCAGAGGCTGGACTCACTGCAAACTCCAATCGATGGGAGTCTTCCCTGCTTTCTTCAACAACTCGTTGGTTCTGGAGAAATGCTTGCAACCAAAGAAGCCTCTGTGCGCGGAGAGTGGAGACGGGTGAACAGTCTGCAGGACGTGATGACGTTTCTGTAATGAGGCAACGCTAGTTAGTCAGGTGCTGGATGAAGTCTCCCACTAGTGAAGCATCATCAGGGCTACGTATGGGCAGAAGCTGGAGGTGATTCCTGCTGCTGACTGTTGGGTGTttatgactgcgtgggtttcttccaggcaGCTCAGCTTTCTGAAGACTATAGGTTAATATTACCAAGTTTTGGACATGCTAAGTCAGCACAACAATATTTCTGGCCTCTGAGGTTTTTGAGTTTCTTTCGAAGTAATTGGTTGAAGCAGTTGCAGTATCACAAGGATGAACAGATCTATTTATCTAGTTATTCataacagcacagaacaggcccttccggaccCCATcgaccagcaacccccaatttaaccttaggctaatcatgggacaattaacataccaactgttacatctttggattgtgagagaaagcagagcacatggaggaaaaccatgcagtcacagggagaatgtacaaactccttacaggcagcagtgggaattgaacctgggtcgctggtaaaTGTGTAAAGGTCTTCCAGAGACCTCCTCCCAAACCATGTTGTATAAAGTTTGAAATTTTACAGTTGGAATATCCCACAGATTAGAGGCAGAGGTGACGTACCCTGTCGATAACACTGCCCTTCCGTTGTGCATACGCTCCCCACAGCATGAACACCAAGCCCTCCCGGTTATTATTGAGGTAGGACACCACAGCATCTGTGAACTCTTCCCAGCCCTTGTCTTTGTGCGAGTTGGCCTGATGTGCTCTGACGGTGAGGACAGCATTCAGCAGTAGCACACCTGTTTGAAACAAAACAGAACATTCACAAGTGAGCCTCTGGGGTAATCAGTTCAACTCAGTCACTGCACAAGACCAGATCTCAACAAGAATTAGTGCAACTATGCTGGgcgtacattcagtggccactttaccagGTGGACCTATTGCTCGTCAATGCAAATatttgatcagccaatcatgtggcagcaactctatgcgtaaaagcatgcagacatggtcaagaggttcagttgttgctcagaccaaacatcagaatggggaggaaatgtgaacCAGGTGACTGATCTTGGAATGATTACTGGTGCCAGAcaaggtgatttgagtatctgaaaaattgctgatctcctgggattttcatgcacaacagcccTTAAATGgagcaggaaaaaaaaacatctagtgagcgacagttctgtgggtgaaaatgtcttattaatgagatcagaggagaatagccaaagTGATAGTAACTTAAATAACTATGCATTACGACAGTGATGAGCAGGGAAGCATTTCTGAATGTACAATACACTGAACCTTGaaatgaatgggctacagcagaagcccacaaacatacactcaatagCCACTGAATGCAAATCATGGACCAagagtgaatgcctgcaagaaagtggatctcagggtagtgtataataaatttactttgactatgGATGGATCTTGCTGTCTGCCAAAGGTCCTACAGcatcattaaataaaactcccTTTGGCTGTAACTACTCCAGGAAAATTGAAACACTAagcagtggggaggatgtttctatggtgggggtatccagaactagagggcacagcctcaaagttgagggacaaccttttagaacagaggtaaggagggattttttttttagccagagagcggtgaatctgttgaatgctctaccacagactgcagtggaggccaagttcgtgtgtgtgtgtttaaagttgatagtttcctgatcggtcagggcatcaaaggatatggcaagaatgcaggtgtatggggcagagtgggatctgggatcagccatgatagaacagcagagcagactcgatgggctgaatggcctaattctgctcctacatcttatggtttaAGCTTTAAGAACACTATTTAAAATAATCTAAAAAGGAAAGTCATGGCTTTCATTTTAAGCCAATCTCATCCCTATGGTAGCAATGAACTCAACACTTGCCTTATGCCCCAACAAATACATTAGAACTTGGAAATGGCTGGTTATAACAGACACATGACAAGATCCAGCATGTCTCCCTTGGCTGGTCCAAGTGTAAACATTATTAATCTTCACAATGACCACTCCATTCAGTTGTGTCTGAAGGATCAACTGGCAGATGGAAGGGACACCTGCACTTCCTCTTTGTTGGTCTTCATCTATGATTAAAATGTGACCTCACCCGACTGTAGGACAGGGGAGTCTAACTGAGAAATGATTGGATGGATCAGGCACGTTCGCTGCGGTGCCAAGGAAAAGCTACAACACCTGGAAATGTGAGGCCCAGGACAGAGTAAATAAGGACTGAATTCTCATAGCTGAAAGGGTGAGAGAAAGATTTTGGGccgaaaacgtcgactgtactaaatgctgcctggcctactgagttcctctagcattttgtgtgtgttgctcagatttccagcatctgcagattttctcctttgCAAAATCTAAGATATTGGTGGACGGATTGCTGGTCTTCCCAGGGTTAGGAACACCTGTCCCTTGGGCACCCTGAGGGGGAGAACAGCTGAATGGAGTCACTGGCTGCTGCCCCTGCCTGGAAGGAACAGGCATTCATACCTATTGGGGCGGATCAAGCCAAGCTGAGGGAACAGAGCGAGTCAGTGAGGCTCACCCCACACCtgctcactgtcccatcacagctGCTTCTGTGATCCTCGATCAACTATCAGGTTGTGTGTGATTTATTTCAAATAAAAGATGAGCATTCCTCAGCTCCAACTTCCTCTGGTTAGCGGGAAGTAGAACAATGTACCTACCTTGCTTGGCCCAGCTGGTCAGATCACCATGTGCTGGGTGCTTAAAGCCTTCAATGTCAGATTCCAGCTCTTTGTACATGTTTTCCAGACTGCACAAGAACAGAAGAATTTACAGCATTCAAAGCATAGGGTCGTTCATCTGCCCCAccacctccagaccccatcactcaAACAGGGCACCAGCTCCAAATAGTCACTATCTATGGGCTACTTCTGAACGGAGAGTACTTCACAGACCCAATCTCAATGCACAGAGCAGGATGTAAACAATTTCACTCTTCTGTTTACAAACGATTAAGAGGTGGCtgtactgtcacacacacacattgaaacACAGTCTAAGAAAGTACTGGACAGACCATAAGTGTCACCATGGTACCAgcatagcttgcccacaactcAATCCTATTCTGTACATCTTTTGAATATGGGAGGATCCCATAGTCACTCCTCAGAGACAGCGGCAGAATGGAATCccaatcgctggcactgtaaagcattatgctaactactacactactgcGCTGCTACATATTATGTTCCTTTCATTGCCAGGCctctatttttaaatatttacttACTAAAAGATCTTGTACACAAACACTGCAGAGCCGAGATGGAACCAGACTACAAGAGCCTGCATACCTGGGAGGTGGAGGCACAGGGCGCTTGACACTGAAACACAGCCCGTGAGCCTGGTTTGGTCCATGGTACGGGTCCTGGCCGAGGATCACCACTTTCACCTGGACAAAGACAAGGTTTCCTTTTATTCTGTTCTTCTCCGCACAGAATCAATGCAACATTTCAAATACTAATACACATTACTGCTTTACAAAAATaccacaaagttcaaaataaattcaagtacgtatatatgttaccatacaccATCTTGAGACCCATTTTATTGTAGGCGCTTAtggaaaatacaacagaatttatgaaaaactaaacATAAACTAAGACAAacaaacaaccaacacacccaaaatgctggagaaactcaacaggccaggcagcatcatggaaaagaatgcagtcgacattttgggctgagacccatcaaacaaccaaagtgcaaaagagggCAAACACTGAGTTTTAAATCAgttattgaaagtgagtccgtaggtcagtgttgaggtgagtgaagttatccatagagaaccaggagcctaatggttgaaggataaCAACTTccagaacctgctggtgtgggatccAAGGATTGTACCTCCTGTCCAACGGAAGTAgctagaagagggcatggcctggatcgaGGGTTCCCAGCAATGGACCAAGACCATTAAGACAGGGGACTGTGGACcataggttgggaatccctggcttggatagtgagggtctttgatgataaatgctgcCTATTTGTAATCAATGGTAcatttatatttctttattttttttgtcAGTATTACAGAAATCTAGTTTCCCAGAGTAGGAAATTTCAAAGCTAAAAGGCAAAGGTTTAAGATAAGAGAGGAAAGATTTCAAGGGGTCactttttttttttgacttagtTGCTGTTggatatttggaatgagctaccagaggaagtggtaaaggcaggtagaGTTGGAATGTTTGAAAGGcattagaacaggggttcccagcctttcttatgccatgaaccaatacccttgggcaaggagtccacggaccccaggttggaacccCTGATTTTGGGGTTGAGGTGCAATCCTGAGCTCACATGATATCCAATTTGTAATGTTcactcccatgacacaccagaAGCAACCATCAGAGGCTGACATTGCACTTACATCACAGACATCGCACATCTCCGACCACGTGAAGACCTCGTGAGCTGGCGGATAAATGGTGCAACGCTTCCTCTCTGCCGTTACAAATGCCATCAGCTGGAAACAAACAAGCTGCAATTAAGGACAAACAGACCCAGACCCCTGTATCTCCCTCATGGAAAAGGACAAACAGACCCAGACCCCTGTATCTCCCCCGTGGAAAAGGACAAACAGACCCAGACCCCTGTATCTCCCCCCGTGGAGAAGGACAGAGACCCAGACCcctgtgttatgagtgatgaacagacctgatggtcaatggggtgcagagttaaccattcccaaccccccactcctgagaactacgaactattgctgttgttatgctgctcatgagagagagataaagcccaggcaagaacatttgctacagataagagggggagggaGACTGTTG contains:
- the unga gene encoding uracil-DNA glycosylase is translated as MIGQKSIISYFSTPVKKKSLSEVTKEELKDKEAINEEDGKWTPVKKLKVGSEEEKELKESPKPRSPLSPQQLSRIERNKQAALQRLAARNAPPGLGENWKKELMTEFSKPYFIRLMAFVTAERKRCTIYPPAHEVFTWSEMCDVCDVKVVILGQDPYHGPNQAHGLCFSVKRPVPPPPSLENMYKELESDIEGFKHPAHGDLTSWAKQGVLLLNAVLTVRAHQANSHKDKGWEEFTDAVVSYLNNNREGLVFMLWGAYAQRKGSVIDRKRHHVLQTVHPSPLSAHRGFFGCKHFSRTNELLKKAGKTPIDWSLQ